The genomic segment AGGCAGCACACGGTGGCGCGCATCGCCCGCCTCCTTCACGCCGCGCGGCGGGCGCGCGTGCCGGTCTTTCACTGCACGATGTCGCGCCGCCCGGACGGCGGCGGCGCGGTCGCCAACTGTCTCCTGCTGGCCGCCGCCCGGAAGGGGACGCCGCTCCTCCCCGGTTCGTCCGAGCAGGCGGTGGTGGCGCCGCTCGCGCCGGTCGACGGTGACTACGTCGTCACGCGCTTCCACGGCGTGACGCCGTTCCACGGCACGGAGCTCGACGCCCTCCTGCGCAACCTGGGTATCCGCACGGTGGTGGCGAGCGGCGTGTCGGTGAACGTCGGCATCGTGGGGGTCGCGATCGAGGCCGTCAATGCCGGCTACCAGGTGGTCATCCCGCGCGACGCCGTGGCCGGCACGCCCGCCGAATACGTCGACGCGGTCTTCGAGCACACGCTGCGGCTGCTGGCGACGATGGTCACCGCGGACCGCGTGCTGGAGGCGTGGGGACGATGAGGTTTGCCGGCCGGGTGCTCTTCATCACCGGCGCCGGCTCGGGTCTCGGCCGGGCGACAGCGCGGCTCTTCGCCGCGGAAGGGGCGAAGGTCTTCGGCGTCGACGTGAACGGTGCGGGTGTGGCGGCGACGGTCGAGACGATCCGCCGCGCGGGCGGCGTGGCGGACAGCGC from the Deltaproteobacteria bacterium genome contains:
- a CDS encoding cysteine hydrolase is translated as MPIDLDALLEPSRAAFLMMECQEGIIGGGGFGALAEAVARQHTVARIARLLHAARRARVPVFHCTMSRRPDGGGAVANCLLLAAARKGTPLLPGSSEQAVVAPLAPVDGDYVVTRFHGVTPFHGTELDALLRNLGIRTVVASGVSVNVGIVGVAIEAVNAGYQVVIPRDAVAGTPAEYVDAVFEHTLRLLATMVTADRVLEAWGR